The SAR202 cluster bacterium genomic sequence TTCATTTGCGATTTTGTATGTTTCTCGCAAAAGTTGATAGTTGAAGTTGATGGCGGCCAGCACACAACAAATATCATCGCTGACGGTAAGAGGACTGCTTGGCTGGAAAGCCAGGGCTTCAAGGTGCTAAGGTTCTGGAACGCCGAAATCTTGAGGGATACACAGGCTGTGCTGGAAGCTATAT encodes the following:
- a CDS encoding endonuclease domain-containing protein, producing the protein MTSATARAIRKRPTEAEAKLWAGLREFRLAGYKFRRQEPIGRFICDFVCFSQKLIVEVDGGQHTTNIIADGKRTAWLESQGFKVLRFWNAEILRDTQAVLEAISNALSGND